In the genome of Gloeotrichia echinulata CP02, one region contains:
- a CDS encoding sulfate/molybdate ABC transporter ATP-binding protein, whose amino-acid sequence MGILVENVSKQFGSFKAVDQVSLEIQSGSLVALLGPSGSGKSTLLRLIAGLDMPDTGKIFLTGKDATNQSVQERNIGFVFQHYALFKHLTVRQNIAFGLEIRKVAKAKIKGRVEQLLELVQLSGLGDRYPSQLSGGQRQRVALARALAVEPNVLLLDEPFGALDAKVRKDLRAWLRRLHDEVHVTTVFVTHDQEEAMEVSDEIVVMNQGRVEQVGTPAQIYDRPASAFVMSFIGPVNVLPSSSKIFQTSGFDSPNPETFLRPQDVIVEKSANGATTPATVSRVIHLGWEVQVELIFDDGQVVTAHLTRERFDELQIEPRERVYVKPKDAKSFPLDYSI is encoded by the coding sequence GTGGGCATATTAGTAGAGAATGTATCCAAGCAATTCGGCAGTTTTAAAGCGGTTGATCAGGTTAGCCTGGAAATACAGAGTGGTTCACTTGTTGCTTTACTCGGTCCGTCGGGGTCTGGTAAATCTACCTTGTTGCGGTTAATTGCGGGTTTGGATATGCCAGACACCGGCAAAATCTTCCTGACTGGTAAGGATGCGACAAATCAAAGTGTGCAAGAGCGGAATATTGGGTTTGTGTTTCAGCACTATGCTTTATTTAAGCATTTAACTGTGCGGCAAAATATTGCTTTTGGTTTAGAAATTCGCAAAGTAGCGAAAGCTAAAATCAAGGGGCGGGTAGAACAGTTGCTAGAATTGGTGCAATTGAGTGGACTAGGCGATCGCTATCCATCACAACTTTCTGGTGGTCAACGACAACGGGTAGCTTTAGCCAGGGCTTTGGCAGTAGAACCCAATGTATTATTGTTGGATGAACCCTTTGGCGCACTCGATGCCAAAGTCCGCAAAGATTTACGGGCATGGTTACGCCGCCTCCATGATGAAGTTCATGTTACCACAGTTTTTGTCACCCATGACCAAGAAGAAGCGATGGAAGTCTCTGATGAAATTGTGGTGATGAATCAAGGACGTGTGGAACAGGTGGGGACACCAGCCCAAATTTATGACCGTCCCGCCAGTGCATTTGTGATGAGCTTTATTGGTCCGGTCAACGTTTTACCCAGTAGTTCCAAAATTTTCCAAACTAGCGGCTTCGATTCGCCCAACCCGGAAACGTTTTTGCGTCCGCAAGATGTCATTGTCGAAAAGTCTGCTAACGGTGCCACTACCCCCGCTACAGTCAGTCGGGTAATACATTTAGGTTGGGAAGTTCAGGTAGAATTAATCTTCGATGATGGTCAAGTAGTGACGGCGCATTTAACGCGGGAACGGTTTGACGAGTTGCAGATCGAACCTCGAGAACGGGTGTATGTGAAGCCGAAGGATGCGAAATCTTTCCCACTTGATTATTCCATTTAG